In Rosa chinensis cultivar Old Blush chromosome 1, RchiOBHm-V2, whole genome shotgun sequence, a genomic segment contains:
- the LOC112173852 gene encoding protein PYRICULARIA ORYZAE RESISTANCE 21 yields the protein MGEKKVTMILKVDLQCEKCYRKVKKVLCKFPQIRDQTYDEKNNQVIIKVVCCSPEKIRDKLCCKGGGAIKSIEIKEPEKLKDKPKEAKDVSKEKPKEDKPKDGQKPKDESKPKDESKPKNPCCMDCYGGRPGGPCETGYGYGRLALYIQYDGYYGRPVYDSYGGGRSYTTSYCVTRPDCFSEENPQACAIM from the exons ATGGGGGAAAAGAAG GTGACTATGATTCTGAAGGTAGATCTTCAGTGTGAAAAATGCTACAGGAAGGTCAAGAAAGTTCTCTGTAAATTCCCTC AAATACGTGACCAGACGTACGACGAGAAGAACAACCAGGTGATCATCAAAGTGGTCTGCTGCAGTCCTGAAAAGATCAGGGACAAGCTATGCTGCAAAGGAGGTGGCGCCATTAAGAGCATCGAGATCAAAGAGCCCGAGAAGCTCAAAGACAAGCCCAAAGAAGCCAAGGACGTGTCTAAAGAGAAACCAAAGGAAGATAAACCCAAAGACGGCCAGAAGCCGAAGGATGAGTCGAAGCCCAAGGATGAGTCAAAGCCGAAGAACCCGTGTTGTATGGACTGTTACGGAGGGCGTCCTGGTGGTCCCTGCGAAACTGGGTATGGTTACGGTAGGCTTGCCCTTTACATACAGTACGATGGCTACTATGGAAGGCCGGTCTATGATAGTTACGGCGGTGGGAGGAGCTATACAACTAGTTACTGCGTGACCCGCCCCGATTGTTTCAGTGAAGAAAATCCCCAAGCGTGCGCCATCATGTAA